A single region of the Triticum dicoccoides isolate Atlit2015 ecotype Zavitan chromosome 2B, WEW_v2.0, whole genome shotgun sequence genome encodes:
- the LOC119362302 gene encoding acetylserotonin O-methyltransferase 1-like — protein sequence MRTELNKGLPIIRHTMASHDQEDELAMSSDELLQAQLELYNHCFAFVKSMALAAATDLRIADAIHLRGGAATLSDLAAETGIHPTKLSHLRRLMRVLTTSGVFSADVKASGGDAVFKLTRVSRLLVGAGGEHSRRRNLSPMVGVFVNPVAVTALFSIREWFTDETSAASSLFEVAHGCTRWEMIAKDAGDDRVFNAGMAADSCLSMEILLRECSGVFGSVGSSLVDVGGAHGTAAMAIAKAFPHVKCSVLDLPLVVAGAPAVDNLTFIAGDMFEYIPPADTVLLKWILHDWPDEDCIKILRQCKKAIPTRDAGGKVIIMDMVVGSAVSQQETVSKEAEVLFDVFMMYIDGIQREEHEWSKIFFEAGFSDYKITPVTGIRSIIEVYP from the exons ATGAGAACGGAGCTCAACAAAGGCCTTCCCATCATTCGACACACCATGGCGTCGCACGACCAAGAAGACGAGCTCGCCATGAGCAGCGACGAGTTGCTCCAAGCTCAGCTCGAGCTCTACAACCACTGCTTCGCCTTCGTCAAGTCCATGGCGCTCGCAGCTGCCACCGACCTGCGCATCGCCGACGCCATCCACCTCAGGGGCGGCGCTGCCACCTTGTCTGATCTTGCGGCCGAGACAGGGATCCACCCGACGAAGCTCTCCCACCTCCGGCGGCTCATGCGCGTGCTCACCACCTCTGGCGTCTTCTCCGCCGACGTCAAGGCTAGCGGCGGCGACGCCGTGTTTAAGCTCACCCGGGTCTCTCGCCTCCTCGTGGGAGCTGGGGGCGAGCACTCGCGCCGCCGTAACCTGTCCCCGATGGTGGGCGTGTTTGTCAACCCGGTCGCCGTCACCGCTCTCTTCAGCATACGCGAGTGGTTCACCGACGAGACGAGCGCCGCCTCGTCGCTCTTCGAGGTGGCGCACGGCTGTACTCGGTGGGAGATGATAGCAAAGGATGCAGGCGATGACCGCGTGTTCAACGCCGGCATGGCAGCGGACAGCTGCCTCAGCATGGAAATCCTACTAAGAGAGTGCAGCGGTGTCTTTGGGTCCGTGGGCAGCTCGCTGGTCGACGTCGGTGGCGCCCATGGCACGGCTGCCATGGCGATCGCCAAGGCGTTCCCACACGTCAAGTGCAGCGTACTGGACCTCCCTCTCGTCGTCGCCGGGGCTCCTGCCGTTGACAATTTAACCTTCATCGCCGGCGACATGTTTGAGTACATCCCGCCGGCAGACACCGTTCTACTCAAG TGGATTTTGCATGATTGGCCGGACGAAGATTGCATCAAGATACTACGCCAGTGCAAGAAAGCCATCCCAACAAGGGACGCCGGAGGGAAGGTGATAATCATGGATATGGTGGTGGGATCTGCAGTATCGCAGCAGGAAACCGTGTCAAAGGAGGCGGAAGTTTTGTTCGATGTCTTCATGATGTACATCGACGGGATCCAGCGAGAGGAGCATGAGTGGAGCAAGATTTTCTTTGAAGCTGGGTTCAGTGACTACAAGATTACACCGGTGACAGGAATTCGCTCAATTATTGAAGTCTACCCATAA